Below is a window of Brassica napus cultivar Da-Ae chromosome A5, Da-Ae, whole genome shotgun sequence DNA.
TTGGATGATAGAGTATCCCGCATCATATTCTCAAGGGGAGCAGCTTGGCGTGATAAGCTGTAAAATGCCAAAaaatttaacagaaaaaaaaaactaaaaagaattcAAAGGTTAAATTCTAGATAGCACGGGCCATTTCCAGTAAGATTTAAACATCGATGGGTATGCAGGAAAACAAATACCAAGAAGCAATGCCAACCCAAATCTCAAAGAATCTTATTGTTAACTGTCCTGCAAAGACTAGCGAGTTTGTGTTCAACTAGTTAACATAGCCATGCTGAGATTAACTAGGAATGCTTAGCTGGAGAAGATGTAAGACTCAGAAAGCCAACTTAGATATTGCATGGATAGCGAAGCTATTTCAGATAACTATTTACCAGCACAGGATGAGAAATCTAATCTCTTGAAAAGGAAGCAGCTGAGGTAATCTATAGCAAGCCAAAGGATATCAAAAAtgccagatttaaaaaaaaggttaaTGACGGAGTACCTCCTCTGAACGAAGACGTTAACATCCTCGTCTCTGTTATTTCCTCTGGAGGAAATCTCATTAACCGCTTGTAGTAAGGAGTACAGAGAAGCCTATAAATCAAGTATGTAAGATAAATTGAGCATACTGAGAACAAAACATTGACAAGAAACACTTTGTTTTTCAAGTGGAAAGCGGATTTAAACTAATGAACACATTCATCATGGATCAATAGTAAAATATGACAGCGTAACAAAACGACGCAAACCTGATAGGAAAGAGTCTTCAACCAAGCATTTCTATCATCCCCCAGCCAAGTAGCAGAAAACCACGAAAACCGAGGCGGAGTAATCTTCTCCTTGACAGCAAACTCAAGAGTTCTCGCAGCATCGTGCAGAGACTGGATGAGTCCATTACAGTAGCTTTCCTCTTGCAACGATCCGGTGAGTTTAGCCCTCACCTCCCCAACACTACTTCCATTAACAGCCACTCCATCTTCAGCAGAAGCCAGGAGAAAAGGCTGCACGAGCCTCCTCcgtgctttcttcttcttgtaatGCGAACTCCTTTCGAGAAAACCATATCTCACAAACAATTGGCTCCTAGGACTGCTCAAACAATCCAACCGCACAGCCGCCTTTTTGCAGGATACGAAAGATACAAAGGAGATCCGCGGCTGGCATGGAGTTGAagagctacaaaagaagaagccaGATCCATGATTAAGCAATCAATCAATCTCAGTTTCCCTTTCCTAACCACCAAGACTTGACTCCTCATCAATTTCTTCCTAACCTCtaattttaaaatcctaaaaCCATCAGCTCGCAAGGCTCATAGCCTTGAGGTCACGGGTTCAAATCCATGTCTCCGCAACATTAAAGGAATAAACGAAGTACGTGCAGGATCATCCTCAAGAACAATCGCGAAAGGTATTTATAAGCGAATACTGATGAAGATGATCCACAAGGattaaaaattgatttaccttGAAGATACGAGAGCAGGTCGATGTAGTTTAGCTGCTTCCATCTACATGAAACGTTTACTCAAAAAACCAGcgggaaaaaaaatattttccacgATTTTGGTTGGTCAGAGAAACTGGTGAAGATTGACGAGAAaacgatgaagaagatgaagaataaaAGGGAGGTGACGTGGCACCATGAAGACTCTTTATCCTTGTTGGACTGCGTCACGGTCGACTAAATAACTGCGTGACGGTCCACTTTAAAAACGCCACGTAGTACCTTTCTGTGCTACTCTCCGTAGTACTATCTTTACCCAGCATATAATATACATAAGCGAGGGCGACAGgtaaacgaaaacaaaaatataattagtaGTTTATAATACAGGATTAAAGATTTAAAGGAGATTAAATTTGAGaaaatcatttagtttttttcttttttcacaaAAGCAGAGCTACAATCACACTTTCagaaaatattaatacaaaCATAAACAAGGATGAATAATATACACACGTGACAATGGTTTTACAATAATGATAACAACATTTATAAGAGTATTGATTAGTGCCTCTTGAGAGCGACGCCGGAGAGAACGACCAGGATCATGAAGAATACAACAGCGACAAAGGAGGAGACGACAGCTCCGCTGGTTTTCTGACAGAAGTCACCAAACTGCTGGCAAATGGGAAGCCAGTTCGTGTTCTGGTTTCCATTGTGTGCTACATATGATATCGCTGCCGCCGATGATGCAGCCGCCATGGTCAACCCCATAATCGCCTGTCCACCAAGACAAAGCATTGTTAGTGTTTCAGTGACATACTCATGTAATAGTATTGAAGTGTTTTGAGTATGTATACAGTGTCAAGAACGAGCAAGAGGAGTCTTGGAGCGGCGGCGAGAGGGCGAACGATGGTGACTACGGAGATAGGAAGTGAGAGGACGATGTATCCTGCAACCATGGACATGGCAATCACAAAGAACCTGTGAAAAAAGATATGACCTAGTTAGGTGACTTGAATGACAAGGAAACTATATAACTGATCAAGCATCAGTATAAGTCAGTTACTGGAAAGTTGGTAGATCGTCGTAGCCAGCTTCGAACTGTAAGAACTGTGTAAAGAAAGGAAGAGTCTCGTCGCTAGTAAACATCGTTCCAGCGGCCACTGATGCTGCAACAATGGCAGCTAAACGGAGGAGGAAGTCGAAGATTGAGAGACCTCTATTGTATCCACCAGTAGTGTGGTCTTTAGCTACACCGATTAGAGGAGATTTTCCTTTCATTGCTGAGCTGGACTCTGCAGGAACATCGATGAATGTAGATTCGTTCTTCATATCTCTTGTTTTTGGTTGCTTGAGActaatcttttgtgttgtttctgAAAGGAGAATCAAAGAGAGTTTGCTGCTTTGGTGGTGAACAAGAGCAACGGGGTTAAGAGTTTTTATAGGAAGTTCAGGGTTTTGTTGGAATAAATGGAGCAGAAGATGTGGATAATGAAGAGTAGTTGCTTCTTTTTTTCCTCTCTACACACTAAATAAACAAAGGGAGATGGAGTTGGTCAACATAAGTAAACAATAATGTAAAGTCAAAAGTCTcatttaactaaataaaagtGTGCTCATAATGTATAGTCTTCACTTGTCTCCTTTCATGCCAACTATTTAGCAGGATTTTTAAATTTAGGCACTGATAAGCTTTGgttataaaactatattttttactATCATATGATCCATTACTCAAGTCACGAGAACAAGCAATCTAAAAAGCCTTAAAACCTATTTGATACAACAACTTGATCTCCAAACCCACATCCACCTATTAGACTTCCGAAGAATCATTGTCAAAGCTAAACTAAGAGTTGGTAGGAGACATaaccaaacaaagaaaaaagatttttttttactacacAAGCAGTGCTCTAAAAGTCTAGTTCCTATAGTTTTGGAAGTAAACAGGGAGGACTCTCTTTCACATCTTCACTCATATGGGTACATGATTCCCGCATTAAACAGCATCTCTGGTTTTCCTGTTAACTAGTGGAGTCCATTCTCTTCGAGAGCTGCGAGGATTGGGTTGGCAGAGAGGAAGGTACAGGAGCAGAGCCATTGGCCTTGAGAGAAGGAGTGGCTTCTCCAGTAACGTTGAGTCTTGATGATCCCAACTCTTTTGAAATTGAAGGATCTTCTTGGACCTCTCTTTGCAGCATTTCCATTCGCCTTAAGGAAGGTACTTCACCTTTGCAGTACTTTCTCCACATATTTCTGTATGCGGATTCAAGAGCAACAGCAAAAGAAGGACCGTTACAAACAGGAGATCCCGCCATTAGGTCCCGAAGACTCATCCTCAGTTTTGAAAGAGCGGTGACATCAGAAGCTAGATCAACAGATAACTGCACATACTCATCCTCGTCTTTAGCAACCAGGTGTCCTAAACCTGAATCAAAGAAACGGTTGCATAAGCAAAACGATGTCCTGAGTAAAGAAACCAAACTTGACCGAGAGCTTACCAACTTTACTGAGAAGACTAACACCAACATTATGAGCATGTACTGAACCAGCCATTGTAACACAAGGAACTCCCATGTAGAGAGATTCACAGGTAGTGGTCGTTCCAGCATAAGGGAATGTGTCCAAACTGCATAAAAATGTGAATTCAGATTCATATGTAAATTCTATTAGCCTCATCGTATTCAGTAGTACAATGTATCAAAACTGACCTTATATCCATTAAGGAATAAGCTTGCATATGATCATGGTTGAAAAGAATCAACGGCAATAGATCAACCCGCTTTGATTCTAACCCAAGCTGCTCCAGCGTCGTGAGAAACCTCTGCCTAATGCTGTCGCAGCAGAAAGGTTTGCATTTTACCACCAGACGAGAATTGGGAACTGCACACAGTATCCTAGCCCACACTTGCAGCACCTTAGGAGTGATCTGATTCCAGAAAACGCAGAGATAAAaccattaaaagaaaaatactatGGGGAGGTTGGTTAGTGTGTACGATCCAAGGACAAGTATATCTAACCTTTGCGAGATTGTTGAAGCTACCAAATGTGACAAAGCCATTGGAAAGAGCGGGTGTTGGACAAACAGGACCAGCCTCGGGAGATGGTGTATAGCAAAGAAAACACTCCGGAAGCCTGACCAGCTCCTCCACCTGTCTGCAATTAAATACACACAAAAAGAGACACTAAGATTCTATGTGGATTCACTCTGAAACCCAAGAAAACCATCCTGTTATGAACAAGAACGTACTTCTGTTTGGTATCTGGTGGATCAGCCAACGAATCAGTAATTCTGTAATCAACAGTGGGCAGACCCGTAGTATTTGGATAGCCGATCCAAGTAACCTGATATTTTAACCAGTAAAAGTAgacttgaaatgaaaaattcCACAAAAAAAGTTCCTAAAGAACAATATGAGACAATATTATAGACCCTCTCTCACCTGAAGAGGTGCTGGTCTGCAGGCCATTGTTCCCAACTTGTTGTTAGCAGTATGGCCAGTGAGTTCTACCAAAATGTCGATTTTGTCTTCTCGGACCATACTTGCAATCTTTTTCTCATCTATTCCGTATATATCTTTCCAAACTCCTCCTTTCTTCAACACTTTATCCCTAAACCTGAATGTTTTTGCATCTGCCTGTAGAACCATGAGAGAGAAAGGATCGCtcaaaggagaaaaaaaatgaattgaattgcttttacATAAAACATAATCATATATGGAGAagctttttcaagaaaaaccaTACCTTAACTACCGCTGAATAAACCACAACTTTGTATTTTGTGTAATCATGATGCGAGAGGGGCGCTTCGATGAAATAAGATACAGAATGAGTGAAGAAATCCGGGGAGATGTATCCGATGATGATAGGTCGATCTGGATCTTTAAGATTGTCCCACGAAGTGTACTGTGGGTGTAATCTTGTGAAACGCCAACCCCAGTCTCTGTGTTCATAAGAGCTTCTCACTGTAAGTCCCATAAAAGCAACAGAACCAAAACCCAAACTTCTCATAATATACATGTTATTAACCTGTGCGCCTCATATAGTTTGTCATCGAGTCCTTCATTTATGTAGTTCATGGCAAGCAATCGGTTCTACATAATGGAAAGGTAGGTTTCAAACACATACGTCAAATCACAAAGAGCACGCTAAAGTAGGCAATTTACCTGGCCAGCATTGCGAGAATCTGGATCTATCTTAAGGCATTCCTCATAAGCATCAATAGCCGCCGTTATATTTCCAGCGTCTCTGTAAAGAACACCTACATATGAATCGCACCATGAAACTGGTTAAAACCGAAACTGAACACCTAAAACTCATAAAGAAATTAATTTACAAGCAGTGGTCTCACGTAAGGAACAGTACAGAGGAGAGAAATCAAACCTAAGTTGTTAAAAGCTTCTGCATAAGTGGGATTAGCAAGGATTGCCTTTTCGATCATGCTGGCAGCAGCATCCATTTTTCCCTGTAAAATCAGAGGAATTAGCCTTCTATTGACTGTATAGATTCTATCAAGAAAACATGAAGCCATATTTGATCTATATCAAACCTGGACTGTGTAGACGACACCGAGGTTATTAAGCGACTGTGCAAAATTTGGTTTGATTGATAGAGCCATCTACAAAGGTTGGGAGTATTGTTAGCAACAATAAACAAtgaaataattttacataaataatacCTGATAACACTCCACGGCTTTATCAAGGTTGTCACGGTCTTTGTAAAGTACTCCCAAATTGTTGCAAGCCTCAGCACAATGTGGATTGAAGTGGAAAGCAAGCTCATAGAAGACAATTGCCTGCACAAAAGAACACAATCATGACCACATACATAGTTCATTATTTACCTCCATTTCTCATTCTAAATAATCAGGAAACTAAGTACAGAGTTTTGTACTGGTTGCGAGAAC
It encodes the following:
- the LOC111215740 gene encoding casparian strip membrane protein 2-like codes for the protein MKNESTFIDVPAESSSAMKGKSPLIGVAKDHTTGGYNRGLSIFDFLLRLAAIVAASVAAGTMFTSDETLPFFTQFLQFEAGYDDLPTFQFFVIAMSMVAGYIVLSLPISVVTIVRPLAAAPRLLLLVLDTAIMGLTMAAASSAAAISYVAHNGNQNTNWLPICQQFGDFCQKTSGAVVSSFVAVVFFMILVVLSGVALKRH
- the LOC111215739 gene encoding probable UDP-N-acetylglucosamine--peptide N-acetylglucosaminyltransferase SPINDLY; this translates as MVGIEDNTERERSPAVENGFANGSLSSPTADVLSPTPKATQGNNDTLSYANKFADALALYETMLEKDCKNVEAHIGKGICLQTQNKGNLAFDCFSEAIRLDPGNACALTHCGILHKEEGRLVEAAESYQKALMADASYKPAAECLAIVLTDLGTSLKLAGNTQEGIQKYYEALKIDPHYAPAYYNLGVVYSEMMQYDSALGCYEKAALERPMYAEAYCNMGVIYKNRGDLEMAITCYERCLAVSPNFEIAKNNMAIALTDLGTKVKLEGDVSQGVAYYKKALYYNWHYADAMYNLGVAYGEMLKFDMAIVFYELAFHFNPHCAEACNNLGVLYKDRDNLDKAVECYQMALSIKPNFAQSLNNLGVVYTVQGKMDAAASMIEKAILANPTYAEAFNNLGVLYRDAGNITAAIDAYEECLKIDPDSRNAGQNRLLAMNYINEGLDDKLYEAHRDWGWRFTRLHPQYTSWDNLKDPDRPIIIGYISPDFFTHSVSYFIEAPLSHHDYTKYKVVVYSAVVKADAKTFRFRDKVLKKGGVWKDIYGIDEKKIASMVREDKIDILVELTGHTANNKLGTMACRPAPLQVTWIGYPNTTGLPTVDYRITDSLADPPDTKQKQVEELVRLPECFLCYTPSPEAGPVCPTPALSNGFVTFGSFNNLAKITPKVLQVWARILCAVPNSRLVVKCKPFCCDSIRQRFLTTLEQLGLESKRVDLLPLILFNHDHMQAYSLMDISLDTFPYAGTTTTCESLYMGVPCVTMAGSVHAHNVGVSLLSKVGLGHLVAKDEDEYVQLSVDLASDVTALSKLRMSLRDLMAGSPVCNGPSFAVALESAYRNMWRKYCKGEVPSLRRMEMLQREVQEDPSISKELGSSRLNVTGEATPSLKANGSAPVPSSLPTQSSQLSKRMDSTS